The Christiangramia flava JLT2011 region ATTTCGATTATGTGTATCGCTATTTACATGAAAAACCAGAGATATATTCTTACCTAGAGGATAAGGAAATAGATTTGCTTTCTTATAGGTCTCCCGCTATTACAGAACAAATTGAAGACCCCTATCGTGAATTTGACATTGCTGAGCATTTCTACCCCTTTGAATTTCCTCTTACAGATTCTTGGATAAATAGAAAGCAAAATGAGTTCGCTGTGTTGCCTGAAATTTTAAACAACTTTTCATTTTCTAAGACTTCTCTATCTCTAACCCATTCTTTAGATCCTGATAATTTAGAAAAGTATTCATTCCCAAAAACTTTGATAAATAGACAGTTAGAGTCTGTTTACAGTAATTCTGATAGGATTAATATAGATCAATCTCTTGAAGATTTTCTTTCTTCACATACAGAGACTTTCCACTATATACAACAGTGCTTATCCCCAGATAGCTTTAATGCGTTACTATTTAACAGTTTTAATTTCAAAAACAATGATACTAATCTCAGATTTTTGAATATTTCATTAAAAAGTGGTGTAACCTTAAAATTGTTCAGACACTACTTATTTAAATTATATGAAGACTTGGATATTGAAAAGCCGAAAATTGGTTTTATACAATTTATTAACTTTCATTATGCCCGTAAAACTTTGAGCAAAACATTGAATGTTAACAAAAGTCTTGAAGACCAGAAATCAATTTTGGAAACACATTATAATAATACTGCAAAAAATACCGTATCACTTATTACAGCGGAACTAAAGAAAGCTCAAAAAAAAGCGAACATTTTTGATTTCCAGGGTTAAATAATTTACGCATTCTACGCACAATACGTAGTTCTCTACGTCGATCTTAACACCTCTAATTTAGCGGGCTATACTCTATATACTTGCATCATTAATTCAAAATTAGTTAATGATGTTTACAGAAAAATTAAGTTACCACTCTTCTCAATTATTTGAGATTTTCAGAAGAGAGCTTCGGGAAGAAATCAATTCTTCAGTAGGCTCAGCACTACAACAGTTCAAACCTGCAAATCCTTCCTCTCAGGAAGAAGGTTTCATTAATATCAAGCAGGTCTGTTCAATCTTTAAAATTTCCAAAAGCCAGGTTTACAATCTGAGAAGAGAACACAAGAATTTTCCTTATCACCAAATTGGAAAAGCTGTTCGCTACAAGCAATCGGAAATAGAATCATTTCTAAAATCTGTTCAAGATGGAAAATAGAATTGATGTTCGAAAATTTTTAGCGGCCAACGAGTTCATTGACCAGATGCGAAAACAAAATCTGGTCTTTTGGACTTTCAAGAAAGAAAGAATTGTTCTTCTTTATTATACCCTGATACAATTTCTAAATGTCCGGGTAGGAATTTATCTCTGTGATATTTTTGGCAACACTCACCTTTGTCAAGTTTCAGGCAATATTATTCGGGTAATTGATGGCACCGAGCTCAGGAAAATACTTGTTCAATATGTCGAAAAGCATTTTCCAAAGAATTCCAAGGAGATCACTGCTTCTGAAATATTAAACTTGATCACTGAAACAAGTCGGTACTCTTTAGAAAAGAATGCACTGGATTTTCTTCCTCACATTGAAGGGATAACCAAACATGACAGTAAGGAGGCTTGTTTTTTCTTCTACCAAAACTGCATAATAAAGACAACTGCAGACAGCGTTGAGGAGATCGCCTACACCGTCTTTGAAAACAAGGTTTTTGAGGGCAGCATTATCCCAAGAAGATACCGTAGAAAACTACAACGTAAGCGAGGGGAATTTAAGCAGTTCGTTTGGAATCTGTGTGGCAGGGAGCGCATGCGATACCTATCTCTGATGGCTGCTATCGGGTATTTATTACATCAATATAAAGACCCGGCCAATCCCAAGATTATTGTTTTGATAGACCAGATCATTGGTGAAGAAGAAACCCATAATGGCGGTACAGGAAAGAGTCTGCTATTTAAGGCCCTATCATACATGCGTAACATGGTAGAGCTCAGTGGAAAAAAGAAAGGTTCTCCCCGATTTCTTATGCAACGGGTTGATGCTTTCACTGATATCATTTTAGTCAACGATGTAGGACGGCATGAATCTATCGAAAACTGGTATAACTACAGTGCGGATGACTTCACCATTGAAAGGAAATATAAGACAGAAGTAGTCATTCCTGCAAGCCTGTCTCCCAAGATTTGTATGACAACCAACCACATGATCAAGCGTCCTGAAGGCAACAGTTCTGAAAGGCGGTTACAAGAATATGAAGTGTCAGATTACTATGGCGCAGATCATAATCCCAAGGAGGAATTCGGACACAGTCTTTTTTATGATTGGGACCAGCTACAATGGCAGCTTTTTGATCAGTTTATGATACAGTGCATTCAGGTGTATTTAAAGCACGGATTGATTGCCCCACCAAAGATCAACATTGAAAAAAGAAAACTACTATTGGAGGTTGGGGTCGAGCTTAAGGAATTCCTTGACGAAAAAATAGAACAAGGACAAATCAAATTTCACAAGAAAGACACATTTGATGAGTTCCGAAAGGGAGGATTTGTAGATGCCCGGTATGTTCCTCGCAGGAACAATTTCACTCGGAGGGTCAAGAAGTATATGGAGTACAATCATATCCCCTACCGTGAGGTTCCTGCAGACAAAAAACTTTACATAGAAATCATCACCGATAGGACTGTTCAGAAAGAATCAGTGAAGTCGCTAAAAGACTTTGATATAGACTATAAGCTTGTTGATACTGACAATAAAATCACTCGAATGTTTAAACAATTAAATCAAGAAAAATGAAACAAATATGTTTTGACTTAGAAACCACAGGCTTGGATGTACATACCTGTAGGATACTTGGAATAGCCTTATGCATAGAACCTTATAAAGCCTTCTATGTAAGTCTTCCTGAAGATAAAAAAAGATCAAATGAAATACTTAAGAGGTTACAGCCAATTTTTGAAGACCAGACAATAACTAAGATCGGTCATAATCTGAAGTTCGATATCAATGTCCTTCGTTCCCGTGGAATTGAAGTAAACGGACCGATCATCGATACGATGGTTATGGATTATGTATGTAGACCTGATGATAAAAAACACGGCTTGAAGCACCTTTCCTTATTACACTTGAACTATCAGCAACTAACTTTTAAAGACATAGCAAATGAAAAATAAAAACAAATTAACACTTGAAGGAGTCGATCCTAAAATAGTAACCAATTACGCTTGTGAAGATGTAGACCAGACATTGCAACTACGTAACCATCTTCAACCAATCATCGATAAATACAAACTCAATACCCCGTGTCAGTTAGACTTTGAGGTAGTCAAGGTTTTGGCTTCAATGGAATATAACGGGGTATGTATTGACAAAAATGAGCTGGAGAAAATTGAGAGAAAGGTTGTCAACGGTATTGCAGAAGCAAAAGCTACTATCGAAAAATTCACCAAAGGAGAAGTCAAT contains the following coding sequences:
- a CDS encoding helix-turn-helix transcriptional regulator, yielding MMFTEKLSYHSSQLFEIFRRELREEINSSVGSALQQFKPANPSSQEEGFINIKQVCSIFKISKSQVYNLRREHKNFPYHQIGKAVRYKQSEIESFLKSVQDGK
- a CDS encoding ribonuclease H-like domain-containing protein; translated protein: MKQICFDLETTGLDVHTCRILGIALCIEPYKAFYVSLPEDKKRSNEILKRLQPIFEDQTITKIGHNLKFDINVLRSRGIEVNGPIIDTMVMDYVCRPDDKKHGLKHLSLLHLNYQQLTFKDIANEK
- a CDS encoding primase-helicase family protein, with the protein product MENRIDVRKFLAANEFIDQMRKQNLVFWTFKKERIVLLYYTLIQFLNVRVGIYLCDIFGNTHLCQVSGNIIRVIDGTELRKILVQYVEKHFPKNSKEITASEILNLITETSRYSLEKNALDFLPHIEGITKHDSKEACFFFYQNCIIKTTADSVEEIAYTVFENKVFEGSIIPRRYRRKLQRKRGEFKQFVWNLCGRERMRYLSLMAAIGYLLHQYKDPANPKIIVLIDQIIGEEETHNGGTGKSLLFKALSYMRNMVELSGKKKGSPRFLMQRVDAFTDIILVNDVGRHESIENWYNYSADDFTIERKYKTEVVIPASLSPKICMTTNHMIKRPEGNSSERRLQEYEVSDYYGADHNPKEEFGHSLFYDWDQLQWQLFDQFMIQCIQVYLKHGLIAPPKINIEKRKLLLEVGVELKEFLDEKIEQGQIKFHKKDTFDEFRKGGFVDARYVPRRNNFTRRVKKYMEYNHIPYREVPADKKLYIEIITDRTVQKESVKSLKDFDIDYKLVDTDNKITRMFKQLNQEK